In a genomic window of Sulfuricaulis sp.:
- a CDS encoding (Fe-S)-binding protein has translation MSVTDINKEHPLETQGPRFGIKKPKARYDKQGEIPDSERVEIAMKNFVRDFGAHAATYMESCIHCGMCAEACHYYVQTNDPKYTPIWKLEPFKQAYKREMSPFAFFYRALGLKRKVTVEELEEWQELIYDSCTMCGRCTLICPMGIDIAVLVSQARHGMFQAGLVPHELWAAAERAEREGSPLGATPKVFKDRIEWLADDHEVDIPVDKEQADVIIGMSSIEIMKYPESIVATAKVLNALKQNWTIRLDGYEATNFGLLSGNSQWQKDMSMKLINAAIKCGAKLLILPECGHAYGALRWMGANMYGKPLPFKVMHISEFLAENLKNGQLKVKKVKKSVTYHDPCQVSRRGGATPAGRTVLNALGVDLHEMTPTGDLNWCCGGGGGVVTIHRADDLRYKVFEIKMKQVNDTGAEMLVMSCSNCRLTFDDGQSHFKWDKTANSLLEMVADNLVEG, from the coding sequence ATGAGCGTCACCGATATCAACAAGGAACATCCACTGGAGACGCAGGGGCCGCGCTTCGGCATCAAGAAGCCCAAGGCGCGCTACGACAAACAGGGTGAAATCCCGGACAGCGAGCGCGTGGAAATCGCCATGAAGAATTTCGTGCGCGACTTCGGTGCCCATGCGGCGACTTACATGGAGTCCTGCATCCACTGCGGCATGTGTGCCGAGGCCTGCCACTATTATGTGCAGACCAATGACCCGAAATACACGCCGATCTGGAAACTTGAACCATTCAAGCAGGCGTACAAGCGCGAGATGAGCCCATTCGCCTTTTTCTATCGCGCGCTCGGTCTTAAGCGCAAGGTAACGGTCGAGGAACTCGAGGAGTGGCAGGAACTCATTTACGATTCCTGCACCATGTGTGGACGCTGCACGCTGATCTGTCCCATGGGCATCGACATCGCCGTGCTCGTGAGCCAGGCACGCCATGGGATGTTCCAGGCCGGCCTGGTGCCGCACGAACTGTGGGCGGCTGCCGAACGTGCCGAACGCGAAGGCAGTCCGCTGGGCGCTACCCCCAAGGTATTCAAAGACCGCATCGAGTGGCTGGCCGACGATCACGAGGTCGATATCCCGGTCGACAAGGAACAGGCCGACGTGATCATCGGCATGTCTTCCATCGAGATCATGAAATATCCCGAATCCATCGTGGCTACGGCCAAGGTGTTAAACGCGCTCAAGCAGAACTGGACCATCCGGCTCGATGGCTACGAGGCCACCAATTTCGGATTGCTCTCGGGCAACTCTCAGTGGCAGAAGGACATGAGCATGAAACTCATTAACGCCGCCATCAAATGCGGCGCCAAGCTTTTGATCCTGCCCGAGTGTGGCCATGCCTACGGCGCCCTGCGCTGGATGGGGGCGAACATGTATGGCAAGCCGTTGCCGTTCAAAGTCATGCATATCTCCGAGTTTCTCGCGGAGAACCTGAAGAACGGCCAGCTCAAAGTGAAGAAAGTCAAAAAATCAGTCACCTACCACGATCCCTGTCAGGTCTCGCGCCGCGGCGGCGCCACCCCGGCCGGACGCACCGTTCTGAACGCGCTCGGTGTGGATCTGCACGAGATGACCCCCACGGGTGATCTCAACTGGTGTTGCGGCGGCGGCGGCGGTGTCGTCACGATTCATCGTGCCGATGACCTGCGCTACAAGGTATTCGAGATCAAGATGAAGCAGGTAAACGATACCGGCGCTGAAATGCTGGTCATGAGCTGCTCCAATTGCCGCCTGACGTTCGATGATGGTCAGTCGCATTTCAAATGGGACAAGACCGCGAACAGCCTGCTGGAAATGGTTGCTGACAATCTAGTCGAGGGATAA